One genomic window of Etheostoma spectabile isolate EspeVRDwgs_2016 chromosome 5, UIUC_Espe_1.0, whole genome shotgun sequence includes the following:
- the ogfod2 gene encoding 2-oxoglutarate and iron-dependent oxygenase domain-containing protein 2 isoform X1, with the protein MTNKEDGNCQFYICNCFTTDNIFLEDYKIHVRFLSEQQFRQDYETLLMRLGCVTDQQFGDVFNKLSQEVDRRRRLGVTSAERAAAIKDTYRPLHPHVYHLQESYLAPKFKQIVEYCRSSDISEEGLRDLLQKEAAPRVYRFPVFEKSFCEELLEELEHFEQSSAPKGRPNTMNHYGILLNELGFDDGFITPLRELYLHPLASLLYPDCGGRGLDSHKAFVVKYDTNEDLELSYHYDNAEVTLNVSLGKDFTEGNLYFGDMRQVPLSETECSEVEHRVTEGLLHRGQHMHGALPISSGQRWNLIIWMRASRERNKLCPMCNRRPTLVEGEGFADGFTKQPEALLNHLCVLT; encoded by the exons ATGACAAACAAGGAAGACGGAAATTGTCAGTTTTATATCTGCAACTGTTTCACCACTGATAATATTTTCCTGGAGGACTACAAGATCCATGTCCGCTTTTTATCCGAGCAGCAGTTCCGACAGGATTATGAAACG CTGCTCATGAGGCTTGGCTGCGTGACGGACCAACAGTTTGGGGATGTGTTCAACAAG CTTTCACAGGAAGTGGACAGGCGGCGGCGTCTAGGTGTGACGTCTGCTGAGAGAGCTGCTGCTATCAAAGACACGTACCGGCCTCTCCATCCCCACGTCTACCATCTGCAG GAGTCCTACCTCGCACCAAAGTTCAAGCAGATTGTTGAGTACTGTCGAAGCAGTGACATCAGCGAAGAAGGTCTCAGAGACTTGTTGCAGAAAGAGGCAG CTCCAAGGGTTTATCGCTTCCCTGTGTTTGAGAAAAGCTTCTGtgaggagctgttggaggaGCTGGAGCACTTTGAGCAGTCCTCTGCTCCGAAAGGAAGACCCAACACCATGAACCACTATGGG aTCCTCCTGAATGAACTGGGCTTTGACGATGGCTTCATCACGCCCCTCCGTGAGCTCTACCTGCACCCGCTCGCCTCCCTGCTGTACCCGGACTGTGGGGGACGCGGCCTGGACAGCCACAAGGCCTTTGTTGTTAAATATGACACGAATgaagacctggagctcagctACCACTACGACAACGCAGAGGTCACCCTAAATGTTTCCCTGGGCAAGGACTTCACCGAGGGCAACCTTTATTTTGGTGATATGAGACAG GTGCCTTTAAGTGAGACTGAGTGTTCAGAGGTGGAACACAGGGTGACCGAGGGGCTCCTCCATCGCGGTCAACACATGCACGGGGCCCTGCCCATCTCCTCCGGCCAGCGCTGGAACCTCATCATCTGGATGAGAGCCTCACGTGAACGCAACAAGCTGTGCCCCATGTGCAACAGGAGGCCTACACTGGTGGAAGGGGAGGGCTTTGCTGACGGGTTCACCAAACAACCTGAAGCACTGCTGAACCATTTGTGCGTTTTGACATGA
- the ogfod2 gene encoding 2-oxoglutarate and iron-dependent oxygenase domain-containing protein 2 isoform X2, which yields MTNKEDGNCQFYICNCFTTDNIFLEDYKIHVRFLSEQQFRQDYETLSQEVDRRRRLGVTSAERAAAIKDTYRPLHPHVYHLQESYLAPKFKQIVEYCRSSDISEEGLRDLLQKEAAPRVYRFPVFEKSFCEELLEELEHFEQSSAPKGRPNTMNHYGILLNELGFDDGFITPLRELYLHPLASLLYPDCGGRGLDSHKAFVVKYDTNEDLELSYHYDNAEVTLNVSLGKDFTEGNLYFGDMRQVPLSETECSEVEHRVTEGLLHRGQHMHGALPISSGQRWNLIIWMRASRERNKLCPMCNRRPTLVEGEGFADGFTKQPEALLNHLCVLT from the exons ATGACAAACAAGGAAGACGGAAATTGTCAGTTTTATATCTGCAACTGTTTCACCACTGATAATATTTTCCTGGAGGACTACAAGATCCATGTCCGCTTTTTATCCGAGCAGCAGTTCCGACAGGATTATGAAACG CTTTCACAGGAAGTGGACAGGCGGCGGCGTCTAGGTGTGACGTCTGCTGAGAGAGCTGCTGCTATCAAAGACACGTACCGGCCTCTCCATCCCCACGTCTACCATCTGCAG GAGTCCTACCTCGCACCAAAGTTCAAGCAGATTGTTGAGTACTGTCGAAGCAGTGACATCAGCGAAGAAGGTCTCAGAGACTTGTTGCAGAAAGAGGCAG CTCCAAGGGTTTATCGCTTCCCTGTGTTTGAGAAAAGCTTCTGtgaggagctgttggaggaGCTGGAGCACTTTGAGCAGTCCTCTGCTCCGAAAGGAAGACCCAACACCATGAACCACTATGGG aTCCTCCTGAATGAACTGGGCTTTGACGATGGCTTCATCACGCCCCTCCGTGAGCTCTACCTGCACCCGCTCGCCTCCCTGCTGTACCCGGACTGTGGGGGACGCGGCCTGGACAGCCACAAGGCCTTTGTTGTTAAATATGACACGAATgaagacctggagctcagctACCACTACGACAACGCAGAGGTCACCCTAAATGTTTCCCTGGGCAAGGACTTCACCGAGGGCAACCTTTATTTTGGTGATATGAGACAG GTGCCTTTAAGTGAGACTGAGTGTTCAGAGGTGGAACACAGGGTGACCGAGGGGCTCCTCCATCGCGGTCAACACATGCACGGGGCCCTGCCCATCTCCTCCGGCCAGCGCTGGAACCTCATCATCTGGATGAGAGCCTCACGTGAACGCAACAAGCTGTGCCCCATGTGCAACAGGAGGCCTACACTGGTGGAAGGGGAGGGCTTTGCTGACGGGTTCACCAAACAACCTGAAGCACTGCTGAACCATTTGTGCGTTTTGACATGA